In Deltaproteobacteria bacterium, the following are encoded in one genomic region:
- a CDS encoding RimK/LysX family protein, producing the protein MKRKLRPPKVLIGWREWVELPSLGIERIKAKIDTGARTSALHADVVRTYHRAGRCFVTFRVHPTQRSLSPELEVHAEMIDERQVRSSSGKAELRPVILTTLQLGEERWPIEITLTRRDLMGFRMLLGRQALRRRVRIDPGRSFLLGRQSRT; encoded by the coding sequence GTGAAGAGGAAGCTCCGCCCCCCGAAGGTCCTCATCGGCTGGCGGGAGTGGGTCGAGCTGCCCTCCCTCGGCATCGAGCGGATCAAGGCCAAGATCGACACCGGCGCGCGCACCTCGGCGCTCCACGCGGACGTCGTGCGGACCTACCACCGGGCGGGCCGCTGCTTCGTCACCTTCCGGGTCCACCCGACCCAGCGCTCGCTCTCGCCCGAGCTCGAGGTCCACGCCGAGATGATCGACGAGCGGCAGGTCCGCTCCTCCAGCGGGAAGGCCGAGCTGCGGCCGGTGATCCTCACCACGCTGCAGCTGGGCGAGGAGCGCTGGCCGATCGAGATCACCCTGACCCGCCGCGACCTCATGGGCTTCCGGATGCTGCTGGGGCGCCAGGCCCTGCGCCGCCGGGTGCGGATCGATCCGGGGCGCTCCTTCCTCCTGGGGCGTCAGTCCCGGACGTAG
- the msrA gene encoding peptide-methionine (S)-S-oxide reductase MsrA, giving the protein MKHLRPLLLAALLLGTAALVASARAGDAPTPAPKPAAKGQEVAYLAGGCFWGMEDLIRELPGVIDTEVGYTGGDLANATYSDVKGGDSGHAESVRIVFDPKKVSYGELLDFFFRIHDPTTPNRQGNDRGTQYRSAIFTVGEKQVAEARAALERAGKSGRWKNPIVTQVVPAGPFWPAESYHQDYLEKNPSGYTCHYVRD; this is encoded by the coding sequence ATGAAGCACCTGCGTCCCCTCCTCCTCGCCGCCCTCCTCCTGGGCACCGCCGCCCTCGTCGCCTCGGCCCGCGCCGGCGACGCCCCCACTCCCGCGCCGAAGCCGGCGGCGAAGGGCCAGGAGGTCGCCTACCTGGCCGGCGGCTGCTTCTGGGGGATGGAGGACCTGATCCGCGAGCTGCCCGGGGTGATCGACACCGAGGTCGGCTACACCGGCGGAGACCTCGCGAACGCGACCTACTCCGACGTGAAGGGCGGCGACAGCGGCCACGCCGAATCCGTGAGGATCGTCTTCGATCCGAAGAAGGTGAGCTACGGAGAGCTCCTCGACTTCTTCTTCCGGATCCACGACCCGACCACCCCGAACCGCCAGGGCAACGACCGGGGCACCCAGTACCGCTCGGCCATCTTCACCGTGGGCGAGAAGCAGGTGGCCGAGGCCCGGGCCGCCCTCGAGCGCGCCGGGAAGTCGGGCCGCTGGAAGAACCCGATCGTCACCCAGGTGGTGCCGGCCGGCCCCTTCTGGCCCGCCGAGAGCTACCACCAGGACTACCTGGAGAAGAACCCGAGCGGCTACACCTGCCACTACGTCCGGGACTGA
- a CDS encoding tetratricopeptide repeat protein produces MITPADALRPVHALRRALARLEELAREGEAGDPRRGPLRQRAWNLARLLPPGSLEEAEAEALQARFREVGDTELPLPSRAFRRPEPLLGATYWLSSHDHLGAVIRLGLLSREEGDRPFASFWPAVEIDEVARDTAGEAYAQAARALGAPPLEPLRGWHRLVCLDPGLDALERVEGSSMGAALLLMLLSCWSERPLPQDIAVTGHLDAQGRLRLGGNRERSVAAKREALRRERPCVERLVVPAGLGPEAFAGEGPELVPVETLAELLSLFGLEDAAAPRPPSVSSWLDAAHEAAWLDRTRSVPPPVLLGRLEALQDAYGHLVAAAGWAEEPPWALVQAHTETQVLLCRYRAYAGDRKGAMEAATHLQWLLEEEGGANRPKHAVTARLLNALASLLIELGRGEEAWRYADAALGAARQAGDALEAARILSTRGRIAAHTGDDDAALLHLADALAAFEEAAPWEANISHCYTLAALARLGRHEEARAALERAEAANDGASGMSEGWQGSNALYLAHERLRLALLSGEDLAPALERAERLLDARARGPWPAAVIHSRIVEAALRLGELERAAAALEALSGLREAHPVPVVILHQGRAAAATLRHRLEEGLAVDPLLEELAELWVRDRAERGPPAPEGPAAALLAAVPEAEDAAFLAELPLAPGEKAAGLAALLATDVY; encoded by the coding sequence GTGATCACGCCTGCCGACGCCCTGCGTCCCGTCCACGCCCTGCGGAGGGCCCTCGCGCGCCTGGAGGAGCTCGCCCGGGAGGGTGAGGCCGGCGATCCGCGCCGCGGCCCCCTGCGCCAGCGGGCCTGGAACCTCGCCCGCCTCCTGCCCCCGGGCTCCCTCGAGGAGGCCGAGGCCGAGGCCCTGCAGGCGCGCTTCCGGGAGGTGGGCGACACCGAGCTTCCCCTGCCCTCCCGGGCCTTCCGGCGGCCGGAGCCGCTCCTCGGCGCCACCTACTGGCTCTCCTCCCACGATCACCTCGGGGCGGTGATCCGGCTGGGCCTCCTCTCCCGCGAGGAGGGCGACCGCCCCTTCGCCTCCTTCTGGCCCGCCGTCGAGATCGACGAGGTCGCCCGCGACACGGCGGGCGAGGCCTACGCGCAGGCCGCCCGCGCCCTGGGCGCGCCGCCCCTGGAGCCCCTGCGCGGCTGGCACCGCCTGGTCTGCCTCGACCCCGGCCTCGACGCCCTGGAGCGGGTGGAGGGCAGCTCGATGGGCGCCGCCCTCCTGCTGATGCTCCTCTCCTGCTGGAGCGAGCGGCCGCTGCCCCAGGACATCGCGGTCACCGGCCACCTCGACGCCCAGGGGCGGCTGCGCCTGGGTGGCAACCGCGAGCGCAGCGTCGCGGCCAAGCGCGAGGCCCTGCGGCGAGAGCGCCCCTGCGTCGAGCGTCTCGTCGTGCCCGCGGGCCTCGGGCCGGAGGCCTTCGCCGGGGAGGGCCCGGAGCTGGTGCCGGTCGAGACCCTCGCGGAGCTCCTCTCCCTCTTCGGGCTCGAGGACGCCGCGGCGCCCCGCCCGCCCAGCGTGAGCAGCTGGCTGGACGCCGCCCACGAGGCGGCCTGGCTCGATCGCACCCGCTCGGTCCCGCCCCCCGTGCTGCTCGGGCGCCTGGAGGCCCTGCAGGACGCCTACGGCCACCTGGTGGCAGCGGCGGGCTGGGCCGAGGAGCCGCCCTGGGCGCTGGTGCAGGCCCACACCGAGACCCAGGTGCTGCTCTGCCGGTACCGGGCCTACGCCGGCGATCGCAAGGGCGCCATGGAGGCCGCCACCCACCTGCAGTGGCTCCTCGAGGAGGAGGGCGGCGCCAACCGCCCGAAGCACGCCGTGACCGCCCGCCTCCTCAACGCGCTGGCGAGCCTGCTCATCGAGCTGGGCCGCGGCGAGGAGGCCTGGCGCTACGCCGACGCGGCCCTCGGGGCGGCCCGGCAGGCGGGCGACGCGCTGGAGGCCGCGCGGATCCTCTCCACCCGGGGGCGCATCGCCGCGCACACGGGGGATGACGACGCCGCCCTGCTCCACCTCGCCGACGCCCTCGCCGCCTTCGAGGAGGCGGCCCCCTGGGAGGCGAACATCTCCCACTGCTACACCCTCGCTGCCCTCGCCCGGCTGGGGCGCCACGAGGAGGCCCGCGCCGCCCTCGAGCGGGCCGAGGCCGCCAACGACGGCGCCTCCGGCATGAGCGAGGGCTGGCAGGGGAGCAACGCCCTCTACCTGGCCCACGAGCGGCTGCGCCTGGCGCTCCTCTCGGGGGAGGACCTGGCGCCAGCGCTGGAGCGGGCCGAGCGCCTCCTCGACGCCCGGGCCCGGGGCCCCTGGCCGGCCGCCGTGATCCACTCCCGCATCGTCGAGGCCGCCCTGCGCCTGGGCGAGCTCGAGCGGGCGGCCGCCGCCCTCGAGGCGCTCTCCGGGCTGCGCGAGGCCCACCCGGTCCCGGTCGTGATCCTCCACCAGGGACGCGCGGCCGCGGCGACCCTGCGCCACCGGCTGGAGGAGGGCCTCGCGGTCGATCCCCTGCTGGAGGAGCTGGCCGAGCTCTGGGTGCGGGACCGGGCCGAGCGGGGCCCCCCGGCGCCCGAGGGGCCCGCCGCGGCGCTGCTGGCGGCGGTGCCCGAGGCGGAGGACGCCGCCTTCCTGGCGGAGCTTCCCCTCGCGCCGGGCGAGAAGGCCGCGGGCCTCGCCGCCCTGCTCGCCACCGACGTCTACTGA
- a CDS encoding ABC transporter ATP-binding protein — MEAIVRLEGVEKDYELGKTIVPALREIDLEIARGEFTTIAGPSGSGKTTLLNLVGCVDVATRGEVHVDGHETHNLSDRALTTLRLNTLGFIFQSFNLVPVLSVFQNVELPLLLGGRLSKKERKERVEEIMERVGLADQLRKRPNELSGGQRQRVAIGRALVGRPKIVLADEPTANLDSKTGANIIDLMRELNQQDHTTFIFSTHDPRVWEHARRIIKLEDGRIVADEPGAASGELPPPPAGEEASTGASAS, encoded by the coding sequence ATGGAAGCCATCGTTCGGCTCGAGGGAGTCGAGAAGGACTACGAGCTCGGCAAGACCATCGTCCCCGCGCTGCGCGAGATCGATCTCGAGATCGCCCGGGGCGAGTTCACGACCATCGCCGGACCCTCGGGCAGCGGGAAGACCACCCTGCTGAACCTCGTGGGCTGCGTGGACGTGGCCACCCGGGGCGAGGTGCACGTGGACGGCCACGAGACCCACAACCTCTCGGACCGGGCCCTGACCACCCTGCGGCTGAACACCCTCGGCTTCATCTTCCAGTCCTTCAACCTGGTGCCGGTGCTCTCGGTCTTCCAGAACGTCGAGCTGCCCCTCCTCCTCGGCGGGAGGCTCTCGAAGAAGGAGCGCAAGGAGCGGGTCGAGGAGATCATGGAGCGGGTGGGGCTGGCCGATCAGCTCCGGAAGCGCCCCAACGAGCTCTCCGGCGGGCAGCGCCAGCGGGTCGCCATCGGGCGGGCCCTCGTCGGGCGGCCGAAGATCGTCCTGGCCGACGAGCCCACCGCCAACCTCGACTCGAAGACCGGCGCCAACATCATCGACCTGATGCGGGAGCTCAACCAGCAGGACCACACCACCTTCATCTTCTCCACCCACGACCCGCGGGTCTGGGAGCACGCCCGCCGGATCATCAAGCTGGAGGACGGCCGGATCGTCGCGGACGAGCCGGGGGCGGCGAGCGGTGAGCTGCCGCCCCCGCCCGCGGGCGAGGAGGCCTCCACCGGGGCGAGCGCGTCATGA
- a CDS encoding FtsX-like permease family protein: protein MNKVAATGLLLRMSMRSLWSHKIKSLIVGFLMFFGTFLVVLGSAMLDSIEHSMERTVVSSLAGHLQAYDATARDDLALFGGSFMGSEDIGKIDDFAPVKQALLETEGVAAAVPMGLTSAMVVKAGELDKVLEKLRDAAEAEDAGAMAILGEQVRQIARDLIPDYERSRALAADQAKVDGQLAILEEMSSEPFWASLSEDPIPHIDRLDSELAPLAEEGKSLWLRILGTDLEVFAQNFDRLKVVEGELPPPGRRGILLSKRFYEKQAKHRIARALDRLHEGVTERGQTIADDPLLSDQAKRLPDQYQRILFELTPASGEALDAKLKERFPEVEGALKDRLRAFLTVDDSNIRERHAAFYEEIAPLIELYPVAIGEKLILRSFTKAGYQKATPVQVWGIFEFSGLESSDLAGAQNLMDLITFREVYGVMTPAKKAELAQIKEAAGLEDVGADDAEAALFGEDSALVEEASETGFDELAGVDLAEGAAASQLDDRTYTQAEIDSGLALSVAVIAADPEHVPELQARVEQQLAAAGLELKVVGWQKAAGMVGQFLWVNRAVLYLAIFFIFAVALFIINNSMVIATLERVPEIGTLRAIGAQRSFITSQVLTETIALGVLAGGLGAAFALFILQALGQAGIPAGGVDILVFLFSGPKLYPSVGLVHVLIGVATILVVSILSTVYPAWIATRVQPVVAMGAGE from the coding sequence ATGAATAAGGTCGCCGCCACCGGGCTCCTGCTGCGCATGTCGATGCGCAGCCTCTGGAGCCACAAGATCAAGAGCCTCATCGTGGGCTTCCTGATGTTCTTCGGCACCTTCCTGGTGGTCCTCGGCAGCGCCATGCTCGACTCGATCGAGCACTCGATGGAGCGCACCGTGGTCTCAAGCCTGGCCGGGCACCTCCAGGCCTACGACGCCACCGCCCGGGACGACCTGGCCCTCTTCGGGGGCAGCTTCATGGGCTCGGAGGACATCGGGAAGATCGACGACTTCGCGCCGGTGAAGCAGGCGCTGCTCGAGACGGAGGGGGTCGCCGCCGCCGTGCCGATGGGGCTGACCTCGGCGATGGTGGTGAAGGCCGGCGAGCTCGACAAGGTGCTCGAGAAGCTCCGGGACGCCGCCGAGGCCGAAGACGCCGGGGCGATGGCGATCCTGGGGGAGCAGGTGCGGCAGATCGCCCGCGACCTGATCCCCGACTACGAGCGCAGCCGGGCCCTGGCCGCCGACCAGGCCAAGGTCGACGGGCAGCTGGCCATCCTGGAGGAGATGAGCTCGGAGCCCTTCTGGGCGAGCCTGAGCGAGGATCCCATCCCCCACATCGACCGCCTCGACAGCGAGCTCGCGCCCCTGGCCGAGGAGGGGAAGTCGCTCTGGCTGCGCATCCTCGGGACCGACCTCGAGGTCTTCGCCCAGAACTTCGATCGCCTGAAGGTGGTCGAGGGAGAGCTGCCGCCGCCAGGAAGGCGCGGCATCCTCCTCTCGAAGCGCTTCTACGAGAAGCAGGCCAAGCACCGGATCGCCCGGGCCCTGGACCGCCTGCACGAGGGGGTCACCGAGCGCGGGCAGACCATCGCCGACGATCCCCTGCTCTCCGACCAGGCCAAGCGCCTGCCGGATCAGTACCAGCGGATCCTCTTCGAGCTCACCCCCGCCTCGGGGGAGGCCCTCGACGCGAAGCTGAAGGAGCGCTTCCCGGAGGTGGAGGGGGCGCTGAAGGACCGCCTCAGGGCCTTCCTCACCGTGGACGACTCGAACATCCGGGAGCGGCACGCGGCCTTCTACGAGGAGATCGCCCCGCTCATCGAGCTCTACCCGGTGGCCATCGGCGAGAAGCTGATCCTGCGCTCCTTCACCAAGGCGGGCTACCAGAAGGCCACGCCGGTGCAGGTCTGGGGCATCTTCGAGTTCTCGGGCCTCGAGAGCTCCGACCTCGCCGGCGCCCAGAACCTCATGGATCTGATCACCTTCCGCGAGGTCTACGGCGTGATGACCCCCGCCAAGAAGGCGGAGCTCGCGCAGATCAAGGAGGCGGCCGGCCTCGAGGACGTCGGCGCCGACGACGCCGAGGCGGCCCTCTTCGGGGAGGACAGCGCCCTGGTCGAGGAGGCCTCCGAGACCGGCTTCGACGAGCTGGCGGGCGTCGATCTCGCCGAGGGCGCCGCGGCCTCCCAGCTCGACGACCGCACCTACACCCAGGCGGAGATCGACTCGGGCCTGGCCCTCTCGGTGGCGGTCATCGCCGCGGATCCCGAGCACGTGCCCGAGCTCCAGGCGCGGGTCGAGCAGCAGCTCGCCGCCGCGGGCCTCGAGCTGAAGGTGGTGGGCTGGCAGAAGGCGGCCGGCATGGTGGGGCAGTTCCTCTGGGTGAACCGGGCGGTGCTCTACCTGGCCATCTTCTTCATCTTCGCGGTGGCCCTCTTCATCATCAACAACTCGATGGTCATCGCGACCCTCGAGCGGGTCCCGGAGATCGGCACCCTGCGGGCCATCGGCGCCCAGCGCAGCTTCATCACCAGCCAGGTGCTGACCGAGACCATCGCCCTGGGCGTGCTGGCCGGGGGGCTGGGCGCCGCCTTCGCCCTCTTCATCCTCCAGGCGCTGGGGCAGGCCGGCATCCCCGCCGGCGGCGTCGACATCCTGGTCTTCCTCTTCAGCGGACCGAAGCTCTACCCCAGCGTGGGGCTGGTCCACGTGCTCATCGGCGTGGCGACCATCCTCGTGGTGAGCATCCTCTCCACCGTCTACCCGGCCTGGATCGCCACCCGCGTCCAGCCGGTCGTCGCCATGGGCGCGGGGGAGTAG
- a CDS encoding FtsX-like permease family protein, giving the protein MGVYLILAIRNLVQARRRTLLIGSALGLVTALFVILLSLSQGMTDTMMRVATTLSAGHVNVAGFYKQSAREAAPMVTGAAAVRKIVEEKTPGLDYVIDRQRGWAKIVSDTTSLYAGLTGVTIAEEGRLLAELQITAGDPQQLTGNDTCMIFEAQAERLQVGVGDLLTIASQDTSGRSNSADVRVVAIAADLGFMSNWSFFVPKETIYELYDMNRETTGVIQVYLKDAEQASATMGTLRTALSEAGYELMDHQPLPFWAKFERVSGEDWRGQRLDLTTWDDEVSFLKWVVTALDTISVVLIVILLGIIIVGIMNTMWISVRERTREIGTLRAIGMHRRRVLMMFLIEALLLGLAGTLAGALAGALLGVVVDLAAIKVPWPALKAVLMSDQIHLVVGFAQVAGAVLVFTLVTGLAALWPALRAAKLRPITAIQRVG; this is encoded by the coding sequence ATGGGCGTCTATCTGATCCTCGCCATCCGGAACCTCGTCCAGGCCCGCCGCCGGACCCTGCTGATCGGCTCGGCCCTCGGGCTGGTCACGGCCCTCTTCGTGATCCTCCTCTCCCTCTCCCAGGGGATGACCGACACGATGATGCGGGTGGCCACCACCCTCTCCGCCGGCCACGTGAACGTCGCGGGCTTCTACAAGCAGAGCGCCCGGGAGGCCGCGCCGATGGTCACCGGGGCCGCGGCGGTCCGGAAGATCGTCGAGGAGAAGACCCCGGGCCTCGACTACGTCATCGATCGCCAGCGGGGCTGGGCGAAGATCGTCAGCGACACCACCTCGCTCTACGCGGGCCTCACCGGCGTGACCATCGCCGAGGAGGGCCGCCTCCTGGCGGAGCTGCAGATCACCGCCGGAGATCCGCAGCAGCTCACCGGCAACGACACCTGCATGATCTTCGAGGCCCAGGCCGAGCGCCTCCAGGTCGGGGTGGGGGACCTGCTGACCATCGCCTCCCAGGACACCAGCGGCCGGAGCAACTCGGCCGACGTGCGGGTGGTCGCGATCGCCGCCGACCTGGGCTTCATGAGCAACTGGTCCTTCTTCGTCCCGAAGGAGACCATCTACGAGCTCTACGACATGAACCGGGAGACCACCGGGGTCATCCAGGTCTACCTGAAGGACGCCGAGCAGGCCTCGGCGACGATGGGCACGCTGCGGACGGCCCTCTCCGAGGCGGGCTACGAGCTGATGGACCACCAGCCCTTGCCCTTCTGGGCCAAGTTCGAGCGGGTCTCGGGCGAGGACTGGCGCGGGCAGCGCCTGGACCTGACGACCTGGGACGACGAGGTCTCCTTCCTGAAGTGGGTGGTCACCGCCCTCGACACCATCTCGGTGGTGCTGATCGTCATCCTCCTGGGCATCATCATCGTCGGGATCATGAACACCATGTGGATCTCGGTGCGCGAGCGGACCCGGGAGATCGGCACCCTGCGGGCCATCGGCATGCACCGCCGCCGGGTGCTGATGATGTTCCTCATCGAGGCCCTGCTCCTGGGGCTGGCCGGAACCCTGGCCGGCGCGCTCGCCGGCGCCCTCCTGGGGGTGGTCGTCGATCTCGCCGCCATCAAGGTGCCCTGGCCGGCGCTGAAGGCCGTGCTGATGAGCGACCAGATCCACCTGGTGGTGGGCTTCGCCCAGGTCGCCGGCGCGGTCCTCGTCTTCACCCTCGTCACCGGCCTCGCGGCCCTCTGGCCGGCCCTGCGCGCCGCCAAGCTCCGTCCCATCACCGCCATCCAGAGAGTGGGCTAG
- a CDS encoding outer membrane lipoprotein-sorting protein encodes MRTICLALLAGLLLQAAPALAAPLDAAGMKALLEKLDDRQRNSGDYKSLVFIEQKEKGKSDLVYEAVIYRRDEDDKLMILFIKPKSEAGKGYLRLDKNLFMYDPSIGKWDRRTERERIGGTNSQRSDFDESRLAEEFDPEYLGEEKLGKFTTHHLKLKAKTDADVAYPVIEMWIDQETSNILKQQEFAVSGRLMRTSYYPKWGKIFSESKGEEIFFPKEIRIFDELEKGKSTTIVMLKVDLAPLPANIFTKAWLESKSR; translated from the coding sequence ATGAGAACCATCTGCCTCGCCCTCCTCGCGGGTCTGCTGCTCCAGGCGGCGCCCGCCCTCGCCGCCCCCCTCGACGCCGCCGGCATGAAGGCGCTGCTCGAGAAGCTCGACGACCGTCAGCGCAACTCGGGCGACTACAAGTCCCTGGTCTTCATCGAGCAGAAGGAGAAGGGGAAGAGCGACCTCGTCTACGAGGCGGTCATCTACCGCCGGGACGAGGACGACAAGCTGATGATCCTCTTCATCAAGCCCAAGAGCGAGGCGGGGAAGGGCTACCTGCGCCTCGACAAGAACCTCTTCATGTACGACCCCTCCATCGGGAAGTGGGACCGGCGCACCGAGCGCGAGCGGATCGGTGGCACGAACTCGCAGCGCTCGGACTTCGACGAGTCCCGCCTGGCCGAGGAGTTCGACCCCGAGTACCTCGGGGAGGAGAAGCTCGGGAAGTTCACCACCCACCACCTGAAGCTGAAGGCGAAGACGGACGCCGACGTCGCCTACCCGGTCATCGAGATGTGGATCGACCAGGAGACCTCGAACATCCTCAAGCAGCAGGAGTTCGCGGTCTCCGGCCGGCTGATGCGGACCAGCTACTACCCCAAGTGGGGGAAGATCTTCTCCGAGTCGAAGGGGGAGGAGATCTTCTTCCCCAAGGAGATCCGCATCTTCGACGAGCTGGAGAAGGGGAAGTCGACCACCATCGTGATGCTGAAGGTGGATCTGGCGCCGCTGCCGGCGAACATCTTCACCAAGGCGTGGCTCGAGAGTAAGTCGAGATGA
- a CDS encoding RNA polymerase factor sigma-32, which translates to MNTLDTYLQSVGRHPLLEPAEETRLARRFRTTGDPAAREKLITANLRFVVSVAKGYRRYGLPFIDLVQEGNLGLIRAVEKFDPDRGVRLITYARWWIRAFIQSHILRSWSLVRVGGTRADRRLFFALSRAQHALGKVGLDDGLDEEAIAAEVGLSPEVVRKSAPRIARRDASLDAPAGEEGQETLLSLVASPAPGPDEAVLRQSVREDVADRLDAALAHMDERSRAVLQRRVLSDDPAPLRRLGRELHLSREGVRQIQARSLQSLRERFDEFEDYVPREDKGSPTANFG; encoded by the coding sequence ATGAATACCCTCGATACCTACCTGCAGTCGGTGGGTCGCCATCCGTTGCTGGAGCCAGCGGAGGAGACGCGCCTGGCTCGCCGCTTCCGTACGACCGGAGATCCGGCCGCCCGGGAGAAGCTGATCACCGCGAACCTGCGCTTCGTGGTCAGCGTCGCCAAGGGGTATCGCCGCTACGGCCTCCCCTTCATCGATCTGGTCCAGGAGGGCAACCTCGGCCTGATCCGGGCGGTCGAGAAGTTCGACCCCGATCGGGGCGTGCGGCTCATCACCTACGCCCGCTGGTGGATCCGCGCCTTCATCCAGAGCCACATCCTGCGCTCCTGGTCCCTGGTGCGGGTCGGCGGCACCCGGGCCGACCGCCGCCTCTTCTTCGCCCTCTCCCGGGCCCAGCACGCCCTGGGGAAGGTCGGCCTCGACGACGGCCTCGACGAGGAGGCCATCGCCGCCGAGGTGGGCCTCTCTCCGGAGGTGGTCCGCAAGAGCGCCCCCCGCATCGCCCGCCGGGACGCCAGCCTCGACGCCCCCGCCGGCGAGGAGGGGCAGGAGACCCTCCTCTCCCTCGTCGCCTCCCCGGCGCCGGGCCCCGACGAGGCCGTCCTGCGGCAGTCGGTGCGGGAGGACGTGGCCGACCGCCTCGACGCCGCCCTGGCCCACATGGACGAGCGCAGCCGGGCCGTGCTCCAGCGCCGGGTGCTCTCCGACGACCCGGCGCCCCTGCGCCGCCTCGGCCGCGAGCTGCACCTCTCCCGCGAGGGCGTGCGCCAGATCCAGGCCCGCAGCCTCCAGAGCCTCCGCGAGCGCTTCGACGAGTTCGAGGACTACGTGCCCCGCGAGGACAAGGGCTCACCGACGGCCAATTTCGGCTAG
- a CDS encoding dihydroorotate dehydrogenase-like protein, producing MNLKTTYLGLELDNPLVVSAGPISRSLSGIKRLEDEGAAAVVVYSLFEEQVNREIHELDMFLLQGTDSTAEAMEYLPEPSSFQLEPELYVEHIRKAREAVSIPIIGSLNGVSPGGWLQYARYIEQAGADALELNIYFLPTDPLLPPSEIEEDYLSVLREVRRTVDIPVAVKLAPYFTNVAWLARKLLKEGADGLVLFNRFYQPDIDLDALEVVPRVDLSDSNDLRVALRWIAILRGQTEASLAATGGVHEATDVVKAMMAGADVTMVLASLLRRGPGHLGTLKADLARWLEEHEYSSLDQLKGSMSHANVPQPGVFERANYVKALNAFPTPGFAQEEGE from the coding sequence ATGAACCTGAAGACCACGTATCTCGGCCTCGAGCTCGACAACCCGCTCGTCGTCTCGGCGGGCCCCATCTCCCGTAGCCTCTCGGGCATCAAGCGCCTCGAGGACGAGGGCGCCGCCGCGGTGGTCGTCTACTCGCTCTTCGAGGAGCAGGTGAACCGCGAGATCCACGAGCTGGACATGTTCCTCCTGCAGGGCACCGACTCCACCGCCGAGGCGATGGAGTACCTGCCCGAGCCCTCGAGCTTCCAGCTCGAGCCGGAGCTCTACGTCGAGCACATCCGCAAGGCCCGGGAGGCGGTGAGCATCCCGATCATCGGCAGCCTCAACGGCGTCTCGCCCGGCGGCTGGCTGCAGTACGCTCGCTACATCGAGCAGGCCGGCGCCGACGCTCTCGAGCTGAACATCTACTTCCTGCCCACCGACCCCCTCCTCCCGCCCTCGGAGATCGAGGAGGACTACCTCTCGGTGCTGCGGGAGGTGCGGCGCACCGTGGACATCCCGGTCGCCGTGAAGCTCGCCCCCTACTTCACCAACGTGGCCTGGCTCGCCCGGAAGCTGCTGAAGGAGGGGGCCGACGGCCTCGTCCTCTTCAACCGCTTCTACCAGCCGGACATCGACCTCGACGCCCTCGAGGTGGTGCCGCGGGTGGATCTCTCGGACTCGAACGACCTGCGGGTGGCCCTGCGCTGGATCGCCATCCTCCGGGGTCAGACCGAGGCCTCCCTGGCGGCCACCGGCGGCGTCCACGAGGCGACCGACGTCGTGAAGGCGATGATGGCCGGCGCGGACGTCACCATGGTGCTCGCCTCGCTGCTGCGCCGCGGTCCGGGCCACCTCGGCACCCTCAAGGCCGACCTCGCCCGCTGGCTGGAGGAGCACGAGTACAGCTCCCTCGATCAGCTCAAGGGCAGCATGAGCCACGCCAACGTGCCGCAGCCCGGCGTCTTCGAGAGAGCCAACTACGTGAAGGCGCTCAACGCCTTCCCGACTCCGGGCTTCGCGCAGGAAGAGGGCGAGTAG